The following proteins come from a genomic window of Streptomyces liliiviolaceus:
- a CDS encoding alpha-ketoacid dehydrogenase subunit beta, producing the protein MTAEKMALAKAINESLRTALDADPKVLIMGEDVGKLGGVFRVTDGLQKDFGEDRVIDTPLAESGIVGTAIGLALRGYRPVVEIQFDGFVFPAYDQIVTQLAKMHARALGKIKLPVVIRIPYGGGIGAVEHHSESPEALFAHVAGLKVVSPSNAGDAYWMMQQAIHSDDPVIFFEPKRRYWDKSEVNREAIPSPLHKARVVREGTDLTLAAYGPMVKVCQEAAAAAQEEGKSLEVLDLRSMSPIDFDAVQASVEKTRRLVVVHEAPVFLGTGAEIAARITERSFYHLEAPVLRVGGYHAPYPPARLEDEYLPGLDRVLDAVDRSLAY; encoded by the coding sequence ATGACAGCGGAAAAGATGGCGCTGGCCAAGGCGATCAACGAATCGCTGCGCACGGCCCTCGACGCGGACCCCAAGGTCCTGATCATGGGCGAGGACGTCGGCAAGCTCGGCGGAGTGTTCCGGGTCACCGACGGCCTGCAGAAGGACTTCGGCGAGGACCGGGTCATCGACACCCCGCTCGCCGAGTCGGGCATCGTCGGCACCGCGATCGGCCTCGCGCTGCGCGGCTACCGCCCGGTCGTGGAGATCCAGTTCGACGGCTTCGTCTTCCCGGCGTACGACCAGATCGTCACGCAGCTCGCGAAGATGCACGCGCGGGCGCTCGGCAAGATCAAGCTCCCCGTCGTCATCCGCATCCCGTACGGCGGCGGCATCGGCGCGGTCGAGCACCACTCCGAGTCCCCCGAGGCGCTGTTCGCGCACGTGGCGGGCCTGAAGGTGGTCTCCCCGTCGAACGCGGGCGACGCCTACTGGATGATGCAGCAGGCCATCCACAGCGACGACCCGGTGATCTTCTTCGAGCCGAAGCGGCGCTACTGGGACAAGTCCGAGGTGAACCGCGAGGCGATCCCCTCCCCGCTGCACAAGGCGCGTGTGGTCCGCGAGGGCACCGATCTGACGCTCGCCGCGTACGGGCCGATGGTGAAGGTCTGCCAGGAGGCCGCGGCAGCGGCCCAGGAAGAGGGCAAGTCCCTCGAAGTGCTGGACCTGCGGTCGATGTCCCCGATCGACTTCGACGCCGTCCAGGCCTCGGTCGAGAAGACCCGCCGCCTGGTCGTGGTGCACGAGGCGCCGGTGTTCCTCGGGACGGGCGCGGAGATCGCGGCCCGGATCACCGAGCGGTCCTTCTACCACCTGGAGGCGCCGGTGCTGAGGGTCGGCGGCTATCACGCCCCGTATCCGCCGGCCCGCCTGGAGGACGAGTACCTGCCGGGCCTGGACCGGGTGCTCGACGCCGTCGACCGCTCGCTGGCGTACTGA
- a CDS encoding bacterial proteasome activator family protein yields the protein MEMPRNERSPENPQILVVGQDGMALGGGGDEDSREIPVTEMVEQPAKVMRIGSMIKQLLEEVRAAPLDEASRVRLKEIHASSVKELEDGLAPDLVDELERLSLPFTDDGIPSDAELRIAQAQLVGWLEGLFHGIQTTLFAQQMAARAQLEQMRRALPPGAGGEEEPADPRAGGRSGGPYL from the coding sequence ATGGAGATGCCGAGGAACGAGAGGTCGCCGGAGAACCCCCAGATCCTGGTCGTAGGCCAGGACGGGATGGCTCTCGGTGGCGGTGGAGACGAGGACTCCCGAGAGATCCCGGTGACGGAGATGGTGGAACAGCCGGCCAAGGTCATGCGGATCGGGAGCATGATCAAGCAGCTGCTGGAGGAGGTGCGTGCGGCACCCTTGGACGAGGCGAGCCGGGTACGGCTCAAGGAGATCCACGCCAGCTCGGTGAAGGAGCTGGAGGACGGGCTCGCTCCCGACCTCGTCGACGAACTGGAGCGGCTCTCCCTGCCGTTCACGGACGACGGCATCCCTTCCGACGCCGAACTGCGGATCGCGCAGGCTCAGCTGGTCGGCTGGCTGGAGGGTCTCTTCCACGGGATCCAGACCACTCTGTTCGCCCAGCAGATGGCGGCCAGGGCCCAGTTGGAGCAGATGCGCCGGGCGCTGCCGCCGGGTGCGGGCGGTGAGGAAGAGCCGGCGGACCCGCGCGCGGGCGGCCGGTCGGGCGGCCCGTACCTGTAG
- a CDS encoding phosphotransferase, with product MPRSSVSPAPSPAPPLGALLRRYAAGAPLTCKPVDQGLLNRGYRLATTRGRYFLKHHFDPETADPAAIARQHRATQRLADLGVPVAPPLTGRDGRTVAVIGGHAYALHPWVDGRHRSGAQLTPEQCRRLGALLGVVHASLEQVMPPRESEERADSADPVDTFALIDDLLARVRRHRPADTFDELARHRLLERRTLLERHADRLPPRGGSVGWVHGDFHPFNVLYRGSAPAAIVDWDRLGVQPQAEEAVRAAVIFFVRPAGTLDLPKVRAYARAYRRSARATPAELSAAVHRVWWERLNDFWILRWHYERGDTRADPQFPAASALAVWWTREYDAVCEAFVG from the coding sequence GTGCCGCGCTCATCTGTTTCACCCGCTCCCTCTCCCGCACCCCCGCTGGGCGCCCTGCTGCGCCGGTACGCCGCCGGGGCTCCGCTGACCTGCAAACCCGTCGACCAGGGGCTGCTCAACCGCGGCTACCGGCTCGCCACCACCCGGGGCCGGTACTTCCTCAAGCACCACTTCGACCCCGAGACGGCCGACCCCGCGGCGATCGCCCGACAGCACCGCGCGACCCAGCGGCTCGCCGATCTGGGCGTCCCGGTGGCGCCGCCGCTGACCGGCAGGGACGGCCGCACGGTCGCCGTGATCGGCGGCCACGCGTACGCCCTGCACCCCTGGGTCGACGGACGCCACCGCAGCGGCGCCCAGCTCACCCCCGAGCAGTGCCGCCGCCTCGGCGCCCTCCTGGGGGTCGTCCACGCGTCCCTGGAGCAGGTGATGCCGCCACGGGAGTCCGAGGAGCGGGCCGACAGCGCCGACCCCGTGGACACCTTCGCGCTCATCGACGACCTGCTCGCCCGGGTACGCCGTCACCGCCCGGCCGACACCTTCGACGAACTGGCCCGGCACCGTCTCCTGGAGCGGCGCACCCTCCTGGAGCGGCACGCGGACCGGCTGCCCCCGCGCGGCGGTTCGGTGGGCTGGGTGCACGGGGACTTCCACCCCTTCAACGTGCTCTACAGAGGAAGTGCCCCCGCCGCGATCGTCGACTGGGACCGGCTCGGCGTCCAGCCGCAGGCCGAGGAGGCGGTGCGGGCCGCCGTGATCTTCTTCGTACGCCCCGCCGGCACGCTCGACCTGCCGAAGGTACGGGCCTACGCGCGCGCGTACCGCCGCTCCGCACGGGCCACCCCGGCCGAACTCTCGGCCGCCGTGCACCGGGTGTGGTGGGAGCGTCTGAACGACTTCTGGATACTGCGCTGGCACTACGAACGCGGGGACACCCGGGCCGACCCGCAGTTCCCCGCGGCCTCCGCGCTGGCGGTGTGGTGGACACGGGAGTACGACGCGGTGTGCGAGGCGTTCGTGGGGTGA
- a CDS encoding protein kinase domain-containing protein: protein MAQQQRAQGPSDPEATGGGMSDAPELWGNGGLVGDGRYRLTHRLGRGGMAEVFAAEDVRLGRTVAVKLLRSDLAEDPTSKARFTREAQSVAGLNHHAVVAVYDSGEDVLPHQVVPYIVMELVEGRTIRDLLINAEAPGPEQALIIVSGVLEALAYSHQHGIVHRDIKPANVIITDTGAVKVMDFGIARALHGAQSTMTQTGMVMGTPQYLSPEQALGKAVDHRSDLYATGCLLYELLALRPPFTGETPLSVVYQHVQDIPVPPSEVSDATPPELDGLVMRSLAKEPDDRFQTAEEMRGLVQYGLQMLYDQGGHTGTWNTGPVAAHEGMSTPAHGLAGAAGLPHPGDSGTAQIPSPLLPPGMGGGDDGGFEGHGNHGSGRGKMWILAVFAVIAIAAGVALALNGGGDGGGGAGTKTTPTASESEKDTTPSEDTSDEPTDEETDEDTSTGGNSDYTPSYEPSPTYSPSPTESKPSADPTTKEPTPTETEEEPTPTEEEPTASEPADDGGNTNGEPGAEG, encoded by the coding sequence ATGGCACAGCAGCAGCGCGCTCAGGGCCCGTCCGACCCCGAGGCGACTGGCGGCGGTATGTCAGATGCGCCGGAGTTGTGGGGTAACGGCGGACTGGTCGGGGACGGCCGGTATCGGCTGACCCACAGACTCGGCCGGGGCGGTATGGCCGAGGTGTTCGCGGCCGAGGACGTCCGGCTGGGACGGACCGTGGCGGTCAAGCTGCTCCGTTCCGACCTGGCCGAGGACCCGACCTCGAAGGCCCGCTTCACACGCGAGGCCCAGTCGGTCGCCGGCCTCAACCACCATGCGGTGGTGGCGGTCTACGACTCGGGCGAGGACGTCCTCCCCCACCAGGTCGTCCCGTACATCGTGATGGAGCTCGTCGAGGGCCGCACGATCCGCGACCTCCTGATCAACGCCGAGGCCCCGGGGCCCGAGCAGGCGCTGATCATCGTCTCCGGTGTGCTCGAAGCGCTCGCCTACTCGCACCAGCACGGCATCGTGCACCGGGACATCAAGCCCGCGAACGTGATCATCACCGACACCGGTGCGGTGAAGGTGATGGACTTCGGCATCGCGCGCGCCCTGCACGGCGCCCAGTCGACGATGACCCAGACCGGCATGGTCATGGGCACGCCCCAGTACCTCTCCCCGGAGCAGGCGCTCGGCAAGGCGGTCGACCACCGCAGCGACCTGTACGCGACGGGCTGTCTGCTCTACGAACTCCTCGCGCTGCGGCCCCCGTTCACCGGTGAGACCCCGCTTTCGGTGGTCTACCAGCACGTCCAGGACATTCCGGTGCCGCCGTCCGAGGTCTCGGACGCGACGCCGCCGGAGCTCGACGGCCTGGTCATGCGCTCCCTCGCGAAGGAGCCGGACGACCGGTTCCAGACCGCCGAGGAGATGCGCGGACTCGTCCAGTACGGGCTGCAGATGCTGTACGACCAGGGCGGCCACACCGGCACCTGGAACACCGGCCCGGTGGCCGCGCACGAGGGCATGAGCACTCCGGCGCACGGTCTCGCGGGCGCGGCCGGGCTGCCGCACCCCGGTGACTCGGGCACCGCCCAGATCCCGTCACCGCTGCTGCCCCCGGGCATGGGCGGAGGCGACGACGGCGGCTTCGAGGGACACGGCAACCACGGCAGCGGTCGCGGCAAGATGTGGATCCTCGCCGTCTTCGCGGTGATAGCGATCGCCGCGGGTGTGGCGCTGGCGCTGAACGGCGGTGGCGACGGCGGTGGCGGGGCGGGCACGAAGACGACGCCGACCGCCTCGGAGAGCGAGAAGGACACCACCCCGAGCGAGGACACCTCGGACGAGCCGACGGACGAGGAGACGGACGAGGACACGAGCACGGGCGGCAACTCGGACTACACGCCGTCGTACGAGCCGTCGCCGACCTACTCGCCCTCGCCCACCGAGTCGAAGCCCTCGGCCGACCCCACGACGAAGGAGCCCACTCCGACGGAGACGGAGGAGGAGCCGACTCCCACGGAGGAGGAGCCGACCGCGTCCGAACCGGCGGACGACGGTGGCAACACGAACGGCGAGCCGGGCGCCGAGGGCTGA
- a CDS encoding pyridoxamine 5'-phosphate oxidase family protein, with amino-acid sequence MPTDQHIAAGLLGRVEYGRVAASVRALPFLAPARHIVVGDRVLLRMHRGHGHHQVCAGSVVAYGADNLGSAPVGTERWSVQVVGWCESAEPTDAQLARFGPGPLRVDGSPFEAVYLEIAPSMATVHSLGIAMEHSNEHNK; translated from the coding sequence ATGCCGACCGACCAGCACATCGCCGCCGGCCTGCTCGGCCGCGTCGAGTACGGCCGGGTGGCGGCCAGCGTGCGCGCACTGCCCTTCCTGGCACCGGCCCGCCATATCGTCGTGGGCGACCGCGTCCTGCTGAGGATGCACCGGGGCCACGGCCACCACCAGGTGTGCGCGGGCAGTGTCGTCGCGTACGGCGCGGACAACCTGGGCTCCGCCCCCGTCGGCACGGAGCGCTGGTCGGTCCAGGTCGTCGGGTGGTGCGAGAGCGCCGAGCCGACCGACGCCCAGCTCGCCCGCTTCGGCCCCGGCCCGCTGCGCGTGGACGGCAGCCCTTTCGAGGCGGTCTACCTGGAGATCGCGCCCAGCATGGCCACCGTGCACTCCCTGGGCATCGCCATGGAGCACTCGAACGAGCACAATAAGTAA
- the pdhA gene encoding pyruvate dehydrogenase (acetyl-transferring) E1 component subunit alpha, whose amino-acid sequence MTVESTAARKPRRSAGTKRTAAKKSPGARPDLVQLLTPEGKRVKNGEYDAYVADITPEELRGLYRDMVLTRRFDAEATSLQRQGELGLWASLLGQEAAQIGSGRATREDDYVFPTYREHGVAWCRGVDPANLLGMFRGVNNGGWDPNSNNFHLYTIVIGSQTLHATGYAMGVAKDGADSAVIAYFGDGASSQGDVAESFTFSAVYNAPVVFFCQNNQWAISEPTERQTRVPLYQRAQGYGFPGVRVDGNDVLACLAVTKWALERARRGEGPTLVEAYTYRMGAHTTSDDPTKYRADEEREAWEAKDPIQRLRTYLEASNHADEGFFAELEAESEALGKRVREVVRAMPDPDRFAIFENAYADGHALVDEERAQFAAYQASFADEGEGIQR is encoded by the coding sequence GTGACCGTGGAGAGCACTGCCGCGCGCAAGCCGCGACGCAGCGCCGGTACAAAGCGCACCGCTGCGAAGAAGTCGCCGGGCGCCCGGCCGGACCTCGTACAGCTGCTGACCCCCGAGGGGAAGCGCGTCAAGAATGGCGAATATGACGCGTACGTAGCCGACATCACCCCCGAAGAGCTGCGCGGCCTGTACCGCGACATGGTGCTCACCCGGCGCTTCGACGCCGAGGCCACCTCCCTGCAGCGCCAGGGCGAGCTGGGCCTGTGGGCCTCGCTGCTCGGCCAGGAGGCCGCCCAGATCGGCTCCGGGCGGGCCACCCGCGAGGACGACTACGTCTTCCCGACCTACCGCGAGCACGGCGTCGCGTGGTGCCGCGGCGTCGACCCGGCCAACCTGCTCGGCATGTTCCGCGGCGTGAACAACGGCGGCTGGGACCCGAACAGCAACAACTTCCACCTGTACACGATCGTCATCGGCTCGCAGACGCTGCACGCCACCGGCTACGCCATGGGCGTCGCCAAGGACGGCGCCGACTCGGCCGTGATCGCGTACTTCGGGGACGGCGCCTCCAGCCAGGGCGACGTCGCCGAATCGTTCACCTTCTCCGCGGTCTACAACGCGCCCGTCGTGTTCTTCTGCCAGAACAACCAGTGGGCGATCTCCGAGCCCACCGAGCGCCAGACCCGCGTCCCGCTCTACCAGCGCGCGCAGGGGTACGGCTTCCCGGGCGTCCGCGTCGACGGCAACGACGTCCTCGCCTGCCTCGCCGTCACGAAGTGGGCGCTGGAGCGGGCCCGCAGGGGCGAGGGACCGACCCTCGTCGAGGCGTACACCTACCGCATGGGCGCCCACACCACCTCCGACGACCCGACCAAGTACCGGGCCGACGAGGAGCGCGAGGCCTGGGAGGCGAAGGACCCGATCCAGCGCCTGCGCACGTACCTGGAGGCCTCAAACCACGCGGACGAGGGATTCTTCGCGGAACTCGAAGCCGAGAGCGAGGCGTTGGGCAAACGAGTACGCGAAGTCGTCCGTGCCATGCCGGACCCGGACCGCTTCGCCATCTTCGAGAACGCGTACGCGGACGGGCACGCGCTCGTCGACGAGGAGCGGGCCCAGTTCGCCGCCTACCAGGCGTCGTTCGCCGATGAAGGGGAGGGTATTCAGCGATGA
- a CDS encoding PadR family transcriptional regulator, producing the protein MSIRHGLLALLERGPRYGSRLRTEFEARTGSTWPLNIGQVYTTLARLERDGLVVQQGADEAGHVLYALTDAGRAELRSWFIRPVERSNLPRDELAIKLAMAVGAPGTDVRAIVEAQRRYLSEAMHTYTRLRARALSEAPAHRDEVARLFVLEHLIFRAEAEIRWLDHCEARLLRLAEAAATEPPPPSPPPA; encoded by the coding sequence ATGTCGATACGCCACGGCCTGCTGGCGCTCCTGGAGCGCGGTCCCCGCTACGGCTCCCGGCTGCGCACCGAGTTCGAGGCGCGCACCGGCTCGACCTGGCCGCTGAACATCGGCCAGGTCTACACGACCCTCGCCCGGCTGGAACGGGACGGCCTGGTCGTACAGCAGGGCGCGGACGAGGCGGGACACGTGCTGTACGCGCTGACGGACGCCGGGCGGGCCGAGCTGCGGTCCTGGTTCATCCGTCCCGTGGAGCGCTCGAACCTGCCGCGCGACGAACTGGCGATCAAGCTGGCCATGGCGGTCGGGGCGCCGGGAACCGATGTGCGGGCGATCGTGGAGGCGCAGCGGCGGTATCTCTCGGAGGCCATGCACACGTACACCCGGCTCAGGGCCCGGGCGCTCTCGGAGGCGCCCGCGCACCGCGACGAGGTGGCGCGGCTGTTCGTCCTGGAGCACCTGATCTTCCGCGCGGAGGCCGAGATCCGCTGGCTGGACCACTGCGAGGCCCGTCTGCTGCGGCTCGCGGAGGCCGCCGCCACGGAGCCGCCGCCCCCGTCGCCGCCGCCCGCCTGA
- a CDS encoding response regulator, with translation MREEGKITVFLLDDHEVVRRGVHELLSMEDDIEVVGEAGTAADALARIPATRPDVAVLDVRLPDGSGVEVCREIRSKDESIKCLMLTSYADDEALFDAIMAGASGYALKAIRGDELLSAIRDVAAGKSLLDPEATARVLERLRDGGSPKGDARLAKLTDQERRILDLIGEGLTNRVIGERLHLAEKTIKNYVSSLLAKLGMERRAQAAAYVARMQAGRRQ, from the coding sequence GTGCGCGAAGAGGGAAAAATCACTGTTTTTCTTCTCGACGACCATGAAGTGGTCCGCCGGGGAGTTCATGAGCTGCTCTCGATGGAGGACGACATCGAGGTGGTCGGCGAGGCCGGTACGGCGGCCGACGCGCTGGCGCGAATTCCGGCCACCCGCCCCGACGTCGCCGTGCTGGACGTACGGCTGCCGGACGGCAGCGGAGTGGAGGTCTGCCGCGAGATCCGCTCCAAGGACGAGTCGATCAAGTGCCTGATGCTGACCTCCTACGCCGACGACGAGGCCCTCTTCGACGCGATCATGGCGGGCGCCTCGGGCTACGCGCTCAAGGCGATCCGCGGCGACGAACTGCTCTCGGCGATCCGTGACGTGGCGGCCGGCAAGTCCCTGCTCGACCCGGAGGCGACGGCCCGCGTCCTGGAGCGGCTGCGCGACGGGGGCAGCCCCAAGGGGGACGCCAGGCTCGCCAAGCTCACCGACCAGGAGCGCAGGATCCTCGACCTGATCGGCGAGGGGCTGACCAACCGCGTGATCGGCGAGCGGCTGCACCTCGCCGAGAAGACCATCAAGAACTACGTCTCCAGCCTGCTGGCCAAACTCGGCATGGAGCGGCGCGCGCAGGCGGCCGCCTATGTGGCCCGGATGCAGGCGGGCCGCCGGCAGTGA
- a CDS encoding protein kinase domain-containing protein, with product MSQDGAHGRYVGRSVAGGRYQLRDLLGEGGMASVHLAYDSVLDRQVAIKTLHTDLGREQAFRERFRREAQSVAKLTHTNIVSVFDTGEDTQLDGGSGAPTPYIVMEYVEGRPLGSVLDQDVAQYGAMPVDKALKITADVLAALEISHEMGLVHRDIKPGNVMMTKRGVVKVMDFGIARAMQSGVTSMTQTGMVVGTPQYLSPEQALGRGVDARSDLYSVGIMLFQLVTGRLPFEADSPLAIAYAHVQETPVAASSVNRSLPPAVDALIARALKKNPNERFVNAESMRDECLRVAQSVQAVPPSIVPGVQTSSGAGVGSAVFPPVDHSAQTPQGNVQTPYQPGPYGPSTPAPTPAPNPAHAPTPSYGYPQQGGYPTPHQTAAYSPQQGLTTPPPYTMSPQSAGGSGGGRKSNMPVIVGSIVVALLAIGGLITALSMGGGDDDKKTDAANSARASASEEAAGENHKGPDTTKKIDSTQCTEPDESYNDADKIKVPDFKFKNIESVKACFQAAGWQYEAKSVDENAYGEGTVMTQIPEAGTDVDPKSVPKIQLYVSTGDPA from the coding sequence ATGAGCCAGGACGGCGCACACGGCCGGTACGTGGGGCGATCGGTCGCCGGCGGGCGCTATCAACTGCGCGACCTGCTCGGCGAGGGCGGCATGGCGTCGGTGCACCTCGCCTACGACTCGGTGCTCGACCGACAGGTCGCGATCAAGACACTGCACACCGACCTCGGCCGTGAGCAGGCCTTCCGCGAGCGTTTCCGCCGCGAGGCCCAGTCGGTGGCCAAGCTCACGCACACGAACATCGTCTCGGTCTTCGACACCGGCGAGGACACCCAGCTCGACGGCGGCTCCGGTGCGCCGACCCCGTACATCGTCATGGAGTACGTGGAGGGCCGTCCGCTCGGCTCGGTCCTCGACCAGGACGTCGCGCAGTACGGCGCGATGCCCGTCGACAAGGCCCTGAAGATCACCGCGGACGTGCTGGCCGCTCTGGAGATCAGCCACGAGATGGGGCTGGTCCACCGCGACATCAAGCCGGGCAACGTCATGATGACGAAGCGCGGCGTGGTCAAGGTGATGGACTTCGGCATCGCCCGCGCCATGCAGTCCGGTGTGACCTCCATGACCCAGACCGGCATGGTCGTCGGCACCCCGCAGTACCTCTCCCCCGAGCAGGCCCTCGGCCGCGGTGTCGACGCCCGCTCCGACCTGTACTCGGTCGGGATCATGCTCTTCCAACTGGTCACCGGGCGGCTGCCGTTCGAGGCGGACTCGCCGCTGGCCATCGCGTACGCGCACGTCCAGGAGACGCCCGTCGCGGCCTCCTCGGTCAACCGCTCGCTGCCGCCGGCCGTGGACGCGCTGATCGCCCGCGCGCTGAAGAAGAACCCGAACGAGCGCTTCGTCAACGCGGAGTCGATGCGTGACGAGTGCCTGCGCGTGGCCCAGTCCGTGCAGGCCGTGCCCCCGAGCATCGTGCCGGGCGTGCAGACGTCCAGCGGAGCCGGTGTGGGCTCCGCGGTGTTCCCGCCGGTCGACCATTCGGCGCAGACACCGCAGGGCAACGTGCAGACGCCGTACCAGCCCGGCCCCTACGGCCCGTCGACGCCCGCGCCCACCCCGGCGCCGAATCCCGCGCACGCGCCGACTCCGTCGTACGGCTATCCGCAGCAGGGCGGCTATCCGACGCCGCACCAGACCGCCGCGTACAGCCCGCAGCAGGGTCTGACGACCCCGCCGCCGTACACGATGTCCCCGCAGTCCGCGGGCGGGTCCGGTGGTGGACGCAAGAGCAACATGCCGGTGATCGTGGGCTCGATCGTCGTCGCGCTGCTCGCCATCGGCGGGCTGATCACCGCTCTGTCGATGGGCGGTGGCGACGACGACAAGAAGACGGACGCCGCCAACAGTGCCCGCGCGTCGGCCTCCGAGGAGGCGGCCGGGGAGAACCACAAGGGCCCGGACACCACGAAGAAGATCGACTCGACCCAGTGCACGGAGCCCGACGAGTCGTACAACGACGCCGACAAGATCAAGGTCCCGGACTTCAAGTTCAAGAACATCGAGTCCGTGAAGGCGTGCTTCCAGGCTGCGGGCTGGCAGTACGAGGCCAAGTCGGTGGACGAGAACGCCTACGGCGAGGGCACGGTCATGACCCAGATCCCCGAGGCGGGGACGGACGTCGACCCCAAGAGCGTGCCGAAGATCCAGCTCTACGTGTCGACGGGCGACCCCGCCTGA
- a CDS encoding NAD(P)H-quinone oxidoreductase translates to MRAITIPEPGGPEALVWDEVPDPVPGEGEVLVEVVASAVNRADLLQRQGFYDPPPGASPYPGLECSGRVAALGPGTSGWNVGDEVCALLSGGGYAEKVVVPAGQLLPVPEGVDLDKAAALPEVSCTVWSNVFMISHLRPGETLLVHGGSSGIGTMAIQLAKAVGAKVAVTAGSKAKLDFCGELGADVLINYREQDFVEEIKAATDGVGADVVLDNMGAKYLGRNVSALAVNGRLAIIGMQGGIKGELNIGALLGKRGAVTATSLRARPGGEKAAIVAAVREHVWPLIAGGHVRPIVDRELPMREAAAAHRVLEESSHIGKVLLTLP, encoded by the coding sequence ATGCGAGCGATCACGATTCCTGAACCTGGTGGGCCCGAGGCGCTGGTGTGGGACGAGGTCCCGGACCCGGTGCCCGGCGAGGGCGAAGTGCTGGTCGAGGTGGTGGCGAGCGCGGTCAACCGCGCCGATCTGCTGCAGCGGCAGGGCTTCTACGACCCACCGCCCGGCGCGTCCCCGTATCCGGGGCTCGAATGTTCCGGACGGGTCGCCGCGCTCGGACCCGGTACCTCGGGGTGGAACGTCGGGGACGAGGTGTGCGCGCTGCTCTCGGGCGGCGGGTACGCCGAGAAGGTGGTCGTCCCGGCCGGGCAGCTGCTGCCCGTGCCCGAGGGAGTCGACCTCGACAAGGCGGCCGCGCTGCCCGAGGTGTCCTGCACGGTCTGGTCCAACGTCTTCATGATCTCCCATCTGCGGCCCGGCGAGACGCTGCTGGTGCACGGCGGATCGAGCGGTATCGGCACGATGGCGATCCAGCTGGCGAAGGCCGTCGGGGCGAAGGTCGCCGTCACCGCCGGGAGCAAGGCGAAGCTGGACTTCTGCGGTGAGCTGGGTGCGGACGTGCTCATCAACTACCGCGAGCAGGACTTCGTCGAGGAGATCAAGGCGGCCACGGACGGGGTGGGTGCCGATGTCGTTCTCGACAACATGGGTGCGAAGTATCTCGGCCGCAATGTCAGCGCTCTCGCCGTCAACGGGCGGCTCGCGATCATCGGGATGCAGGGCGGGATCAAGGGGGAGCTGAACATCGGGGCGCTGCTGGGCAAGCGCGGCGCTGTCACCGCTACCTCGTTGCGGGCTCGGCCGGGTGGGGAGAAGGCGGCGATCGTGGCGGCCGTGCGGGAGCATGTGTGGCCGTTGATTGCGGGTGGGCATGTGCGGCCGATCGTTGATCGGGAGCTGCCTATGCGTGAGGCCGCGGCGGCGCATCGGGTGCTGGAGGAGAGCAGTCATATCGGGAAGGTGCTGCTCACGTTGCCGTAA